One part of the Microlunatus elymi genome encodes these proteins:
- a CDS encoding MFS transporter: MTIRQLSNNRGTGRVGTAKLALLAIGTFTLGMDSMVLSGLLPQVAADLRVSVPTAGQLTTIFAITYAIASPLIATLTGRLERRTVLVGGMIIFLLGISAQALGTTFPMVAAGRVLAAIGAAGFQANAYAVAGLLAEDGKRGRALATISTGSTVSTVLGTPFGVLVGQSLGWRTSIWLIAALAAISALVVPLLPAVRMPAVALQQRIRVLGQPGCW, from the coding sequence GTGACGATTCGACAACTATCGAACAATCGCGGGACCGGGAGGGTCGGCACGGCCAAGTTGGCGCTGCTGGCGATCGGTACGTTCACCCTCGGGATGGACAGCATGGTGCTGTCCGGCCTGCTGCCCCAAGTGGCCGCCGATCTTCGGGTCTCGGTGCCGACCGCCGGCCAGTTGACCACGATCTTCGCGATCACCTATGCGATCGCGTCGCCGCTGATCGCCACGCTCACCGGCCGGCTCGAGCGCCGGACGGTGCTCGTCGGCGGCATGATCATCTTTCTGCTCGGAATCTCGGCGCAGGCACTCGGTACGACTTTCCCGATGGTCGCCGCCGGACGGGTGTTGGCCGCGATCGGTGCGGCCGGGTTTCAGGCGAACGCGTACGCCGTGGCCGGGCTGCTGGCCGAGGACGGCAAGCGAGGCCGGGCGCTGGCGACGATCAGCACCGGCAGCACGGTGTCGACGGTGCTCGGCACACCGTTCGGTGTGCTGGTCGGTCAGTCGCTGGGCTGGCGTACCTCGATCTGGCTGATCGCCGCACTGGCGGCGATTTCTGCGCTGGTCGTCCCGTTGTTGCCGGCGGTGCGGATGCCCGCGGTCGCGCTGCAGCAACGGATTCGGGTGCTCGGGCAGCCCGGGTGCTGGTGA
- a CDS encoding MFS transporter, with product MLVILIGTALILLPTFAVTSYLPVVAAPVVTGSLLAIAMVINGGGQVIGNQVAGRLIDTRGALPVVSIALAGSVLSFLILPAARHNPWLLLIILLVLGGLAGADVVPQQHRLFAVAGDSATTALGLNGSAIYLGIAAGSAIGGLSIRTVGVGWLPVVAAVLAAAALLFIRRTAPERQTRPGRRSGAPTAR from the coding sequence GTGCTGGTGATCTTGATCGGTACCGCGCTGATCCTGCTGCCCACCTTCGCGGTGACGTCGTACCTGCCGGTGGTGGCGGCGCCGGTGGTCACCGGTTCACTGCTGGCGATCGCGATGGTGATCAACGGTGGCGGTCAGGTGATCGGGAATCAGGTCGCCGGCCGATTGATCGACACCCGTGGCGCGTTGCCGGTGGTGTCCATCGCGCTCGCCGGATCGGTACTGTCTTTCCTGATCTTGCCCGCCGCCCGGCACAACCCGTGGTTGTTGTTGATCATCCTGCTGGTGCTGGGCGGTCTCGCCGGCGCCGACGTCGTCCCGCAGCAACACCGACTCTTCGCCGTCGCCGGCGACTCCGCCACCACCGCGCTCGGCCTGAACGGGTCGGCGATCTACCTCGGCATTGCCGCCGGCTCGGCCATCGGCGGCCTCTCGATCCGGACCGTCGGCGTCGGCTGGCTTCCGGTGGTGGCCGCCGTCCTCGCCGCGGCGGCGTTGTTGTTCATCCGGCGAACCGCCCCGGAGCGGCAAACGCGGCCGGGTCGGCGCTCCGGCGCGCCCACGGCCCGATGA
- a CDS encoding alpha-L-rhamnosidase produces the protein MAEEVPLTGATMIAADDDFSGAPLLRTEFDLDSDHGPLVSAELTATALGLVELEINGQPVGPDVLTPGWSSYQWRIRYRSWDVTRLLPAPGEAAALGASLGNGWYRGRLGFQGGRGLYGDQLGLIARLDLRYADGHQQTVVTDESWRAGPSTSTENQIYDGQTIDARRAIPGWSSPGLDVSDWVGVHRLEFDHGLLTAPIGPPVIRHEAVEPVEVITSPSGRTLIDFGQNLVGWLRFSLTGPAGQEITIRHAEVLEHGELGSRPLRSAKATDRFILSGGEDFFEPTKTFHGFRYAEVDGWPGGLTLESAAAAGLEAVVVSSDLRRIGDFSCSDELVNQLHRNVVWGQRGNFLDVPTDCPQRDERLGWTGDIAAFAPTATYLFDVKDFLADWLRDLRAEQLSADGRVPFVAPDVIALGRSKNGPRDEPVTAIWGDAAVWVPWTLYQAYGDEDVLRAQYDSMTAHVRAIERNLSPTGLWDTGFQFADWLDPDAPPDKPADAKADKGVVATACAYRSADLTARTAELLDHDEDQQHFRKLAADLRQAFLDHYVDDQGIVQSDCATVYALAIHFGLLDADLRQRAGDRLAEVVEEAGYRVSTGFAGTPFVTWALSETGHTDAAYKLLLERECPSWLYPVTMGATTIWERWDSMLPDGTINPGEMTSFNHYALGAVADWMHKVVTGIDALEPGYRKIKIAPEPGGGLTWAKSSLVTPNGEVHGSWRLDGDQFSLDVTIPGGSTAQVELPDGTSEVVSSGEHRFTATVPHG, from the coding sequence ATGGCGGAAGAGGTGCCGCTGACCGGGGCGACCATGATCGCCGCTGACGACGACTTCTCGGGAGCGCCACTGCTGCGCACCGAATTTGATCTTGATTCCGACCACGGCCCACTGGTCTCGGCCGAGTTGACCGCCACCGCACTGGGGCTGGTCGAACTGGAGATCAACGGCCAACCCGTCGGCCCGGACGTGTTGACGCCGGGCTGGAGCAGCTACCAGTGGCGGATTCGCTACCGCAGTTGGGATGTCACCCGGTTGCTACCAGCCCCGGGCGAGGCCGCAGCACTCGGCGCCTCGCTGGGCAACGGCTGGTACCGCGGCCGGCTGGGCTTCCAGGGCGGCCGCGGCCTGTACGGTGATCAACTCGGCCTGATCGCCCGGCTCGACCTGCGTTATGCCGACGGCCACCAGCAGACCGTCGTCACCGACGAGAGTTGGCGGGCCGGCCCCTCGACCAGCACCGAGAATCAGATCTACGACGGCCAGACCATCGACGCTCGCCGTGCCATCCCGGGCTGGTCCTCACCGGGCTTGGACGTCAGCGATTGGGTCGGCGTCCACCGACTCGAATTTGATCATGGTCTGCTGACCGCGCCGATCGGGCCGCCGGTGATCCGACACGAAGCGGTCGAACCGGTCGAGGTGATCACCTCTCCTTCCGGCAGGACCTTGATCGACTTCGGTCAGAATCTCGTTGGCTGGTTGCGATTCTCGCTCACCGGACCGGCCGGGCAGGAGATCACCATCCGGCACGCCGAGGTGCTGGAGCACGGCGAGCTCGGCTCCCGGCCGCTGCGTTCCGCCAAGGCCACCGACCGGTTCATCCTCTCCGGTGGCGAGGACTTTTTCGAACCCACGAAGACATTCCACGGATTTCGCTACGCCGAGGTGGACGGTTGGCCGGGCGGACTCACCCTGGAGTCCGCTGCCGCGGCGGGGCTGGAAGCCGTGGTGGTCAGCTCCGATCTGCGCCGGATCGGCGACTTCTCCTGCTCCGACGAGCTGGTCAATCAGTTGCACCGCAACGTGGTCTGGGGGCAGCGGGGCAACTTCCTGGACGTCCCGACCGACTGCCCGCAACGCGACGAACGGCTCGGCTGGACCGGTGACATCGCCGCGTTCGCACCCACCGCCACGTACCTGTTCGACGTCAAGGACTTCCTCGCTGACTGGCTTCGTGATCTTCGCGCCGAGCAACTCTCCGCCGACGGCCGAGTGCCGTTCGTGGCCCCGGACGTGATCGCCCTCGGGCGGAGCAAGAACGGGCCGCGGGACGAACCGGTCACCGCGATCTGGGGCGACGCCGCGGTCTGGGTGCCCTGGACCCTCTACCAGGCCTACGGTGACGAGGACGTGCTGCGGGCGCAGTACGACTCGATGACCGCACACGTACGAGCGATCGAACGCAACCTGTCCCCGACCGGCCTGTGGGACACCGGCTTCCAGTTCGCGGACTGGCTGGATCCGGACGCGCCGCCGGACAAGCCGGCCGACGCGAAGGCGGACAAGGGTGTGGTGGCCACCGCCTGTGCCTACCGTTCCGCGGACCTGACCGCTCGGACCGCGGAGTTGCTTGACCACGACGAAGATCAACAGCACTTCCGGAAGCTGGCCGCTGATCTTCGGCAGGCATTTCTCGATCACTACGTTGATGATCAAGGAATCGTGCAGAGCGACTGCGCGACCGTGTACGCGCTGGCGATCCATTTCGGTCTGCTGGACGCAGACCTGCGGCAGCGGGCCGGCGACCGGCTGGCCGAGGTCGTCGAGGAGGCGGGCTATCGGGTCTCCACCGGTTTCGCCGGTACGCCGTTCGTCACCTGGGCGCTGAGCGAGACCGGGCACACCGACGCCGCCTACAAGCTGCTCTTGGAGCGTGAGTGCCCGTCCTGGCTCTACCCGGTGACGATGGGCGCCACCACGATCTGGGAACGCTGGGACTCGATGCTGCCCGACGGCACCATCAACCCCGGCGAGATGACCAGCTTCAACCACTACGCCCTGGGCGCGGTCGCGGACTGGATGCACAAGGTCGTCACCGGCATCGACGCGCTCGAGCCGGGCTACCGCAAGATCAAGATCGCGCCCGAGCCCGGCGGTGGGCTGACCTGGGCCAAGAGCAGCCTGGTCACGCCGAACGGCGAGGTGCACGGCAGTTGGCGGCTCGACGGTGATCAATTCAGCCTGGACGTGACGATTCCTGGTGGCAGCACCGCTCAGGTCGAACTGCCCGACGGCACCAGCGAGGTGGTGAGCAGCGGCGAACATCGCTTCACCGCAACGGTTCCGCACGGCTGA
- a CDS encoding glycoside hydrolase family 2 protein codes for MTVPKAEHPRPQLQRSQWLNLNGTWQFEIDGGDSGIHRGLLDRDLIGEILVPFAPETELSGIGNTDYLEAVWYRRTVSVPADWDGRRVLLHFGAVDHDATVWVNGVEVGRHRGGFSSFTFEITDALRQAPASEATIVVRARDPREAIQARGKQSLRFDNADCHYTRTTGIWQTVWLEAVPQTYVKRLRVTPQLASSSFVVETALSANRPGHTVRVILSDAAGEVATQHVRADLDLAPAATLIIPADRVRPWSPRDPHLYDLTVQLLDADQQVVDEITSYAGLRSVSLDGKQIKINGEPIFQRLVLDQGYWPESLMTAPSDAALKRDIELSLAAGFNGARLHQKVFEERFYYHADKLGYLVWGEFGDWGVGGYGPYEDHQRPTASMITQWLEVVERDFNHPSLIGWCPMNETWQVITDKITQLDDVMRGMFLATKVADPTRPVLDTSGYSHRVPETDVYDSHDYEQDPAKFSANQAGLATDDPYLNEHDGHAISIPYGGQPYFVSEFGGIWWNPELAASVAGTDREESWGYGDRVADEAEFQDRFAGLVGALLDDENMFGYCYTQLTDVFQEENGIYRFDRSEKLDVERVRAAQIRPAAYEK; via the coding sequence ATGACCGTGCCCAAGGCTGAACACCCACGCCCGCAATTGCAGCGCTCGCAGTGGCTGAATTTGAACGGAACCTGGCAGTTCGAGATCGACGGCGGCGACAGCGGCATCCACCGCGGCCTGCTCGATCGCGACCTGATTGGCGAGATCCTCGTCCCCTTCGCGCCGGAGACCGAGCTCTCCGGCATCGGCAACACCGACTACCTCGAGGCCGTCTGGTATCGCCGCACCGTCAGCGTGCCGGCGGACTGGGACGGCCGCCGGGTGCTGCTGCACTTCGGCGCGGTTGATCATGACGCGACCGTCTGGGTGAACGGCGTCGAGGTCGGCCGGCATCGGGGCGGCTTCAGCTCGTTCACCTTCGAGATCACCGACGCGCTTCGACAGGCTCCGGCTTCCGAGGCGACGATCGTGGTCCGGGCCCGGGATCCGCGGGAGGCGATCCAGGCCCGCGGCAAGCAGTCGCTGCGATTCGACAACGCCGACTGCCACTACACCCGTACCACCGGCATCTGGCAGACCGTCTGGCTGGAAGCCGTACCGCAGACGTACGTGAAGCGGCTTCGGGTCACCCCGCAGCTCGCCTCGTCGTCGTTCGTGGTGGAGACCGCCCTGTCGGCCAACCGGCCCGGGCACACCGTACGGGTGATCTTGTCCGACGCCGCCGGCGAGGTCGCGACCCAGCACGTACGCGCCGATCTTGATCTTGCTCCGGCGGCGACCTTGATCATTCCGGCCGATCGGGTTCGCCCGTGGTCGCCCCGCGATCCGCATCTGTACGACCTGACGGTGCAGTTGCTGGATGCCGATCAACAGGTGGTCGACGAGATCACCAGCTACGCCGGACTGCGCTCGGTGTCCCTGGACGGCAAGCAGATCAAGATCAACGGCGAGCCGATCTTCCAGCGGCTGGTGCTGGATCAGGGCTACTGGCCGGAGTCCTTGATGACCGCGCCCAGTGATGCGGCCCTGAAGCGCGACATCGAGCTCTCGCTGGCCGCCGGCTTCAACGGCGCACGGCTGCACCAGAAGGTGTTCGAGGAACGCTTCTACTACCACGCAGACAAGTTGGGCTATCTGGTCTGGGGCGAGTTCGGCGACTGGGGCGTCGGCGGCTACGGGCCGTACGAAGATCATCAGCGTCCGACCGCGTCCATGATCACGCAGTGGCTCGAGGTGGTCGAGCGCGACTTCAACCATCCGTCGCTGATCGGCTGGTGCCCGATGAACGAGACCTGGCAGGTGATCACCGACAAGATCACCCAGCTGGACGACGTGATGCGCGGCATGTTCCTGGCCACCAAGGTCGCCGATCCGACCCGGCCGGTGCTCGACACCAGCGGATATTCCCACCGGGTGCCGGAGACCGACGTCTACGACAGCCACGACTACGAACAGGATCCGGCCAAGTTCTCCGCCAACCAGGCCGGGCTCGCGACCGACGACCCCTACCTGAACGAGCACGACGGACACGCGATCTCCATCCCGTACGGCGGTCAGCCCTACTTCGTCTCCGAGTTCGGCGGCATCTGGTGGAACCCGGAGTTGGCCGCCTCCGTCGCCGGCACCGATCGGGAAGAGTCCTGGGGGTACGGCGATCGGGTCGCCGACGAGGCCGAATTCCAAGATCGTTTCGCCGGCCTGGTCGGCGCCCTGCTGGACGACGAGAACATGTTCGGCTACTGCTACACCCAGCTGACCGACGTCTTCCAGGAGGAGAACGGCATCTACCGTTTCGACCGGTCCGAGAAGTTGGACGTCGAGCGGGTACGCGCCGCGCAGATCCGCCCAGCCGCGTACGAGAAGTAG
- a CDS encoding ArsR/SmtB family transcription factor, with the protein MARTLPQPTTDSIDLSTVLAALADPVRLEIARTLRRQTEPVNCSGVAEASGVEVSAPTISHHWKVLRDSGVTSTEVVGRTRIIQLRTEDLEERFPGLLAAILDAPARP; encoded by the coding sequence ATGGCGCGCACACTTCCCCAACCGACCACCGACTCGATCGATCTGAGCACCGTGCTGGCCGCGCTGGCCGATCCGGTGCGACTGGAGATCGCCCGGACGCTCCGACGACAGACCGAGCCCGTCAACTGCAGCGGCGTTGCCGAGGCGTCGGGGGTTGAGGTGAGCGCGCCGACCATCTCCCACCACTGGAAGGTGCTGCGCGACTCCGGCGTCACCTCGACCGAGGTGGTCGGTCGGACCCGAATCATTCAGCTGCGTACCGAGGATTTGGAGGAACGCTTCCCGGGGCTGCTGGCTGCGATCCTGGATGCGCCCGCGCGCCCCTGA
- a CDS encoding nucleoside/nucleotide kinase family protein has product MQRISWPGAGFEDLVERAAAMVRASGSRRRILGIAGAPASGKSTLAAELAARLRRDFGPQVATVGMDAFHLAHRILEQRGQVEIKGAPETFDGLGYLRLLERLKRSDETIYAPVFERTIEDSIANAIEITAEAKLIITEGNYLLLDSDPWRSVHSTLDEAWYVDLDDSVRQQRLLQRHLDHGHEPGEAKERTSGSDQRNAELIMNSMLPPDAWIEHRATPLD; this is encoded by the coding sequence ATGCAGCGGATCAGCTGGCCCGGAGCGGGCTTCGAGGACCTCGTCGAGCGGGCCGCCGCGATGGTCCGAGCGTCGGGCAGCCGACGCCGGATCCTCGGCATTGCGGGTGCGCCGGCCTCCGGCAAGTCGACCCTGGCTGCGGAGTTGGCGGCCCGCTTGCGACGCGACTTCGGCCCGCAGGTCGCGACGGTCGGGATGGACGCGTTCCATCTGGCCCACCGCATCCTGGAGCAGCGCGGTCAGGTCGAGATCAAGGGCGCGCCCGAGACGTTCGACGGGCTCGGCTACCTCCGGCTGCTGGAGCGGCTCAAGCGGTCCGACGAGACGATCTACGCGCCGGTGTTCGAGCGCACGATCGAGGACTCGATAGCCAACGCGATCGAGATCACGGCGGAGGCGAAGTTGATCATCACCGAAGGCAACTATCTCTTGCTGGACAGCGATCCCTGGCGCTCGGTCCACTCGACGCTGGACGAGGCCTGGTACGTCGACCTCGACGATTCCGTACGCCAACAGCGACTGCTGCAACGGCATCTCGATCACGGACACGAACCCGGCGAGGCCAAGGAGCGGACCTCCGGCAGTGATCAACGCAACGCGGAGTTGATCATGAATTCCATGCTGCCGCCGGATGCCTGGATCGAGCACCGGGCGACGCCGCTCGACTGA